The following are from one region of the Haloactinomyces albus genome:
- a CDS encoding DUF2267 domain-containing protein: MQHDAFIGQVQQRAQLASRGEAEAATRAAMETLGERVPEQLADHVASQLPQEIGENFRRTEVFSGAGTGERFDLNEFIQRMSERSGMDEPKATYAARVVFEVLREATQGGVMDKVRDALPEQLRELVDAGSSGEMQT; the protein is encoded by the coding sequence ATGCAACACGACGCATTCATCGGACAGGTACAGCAACGGGCCCAGCTCGCCAGCAGGGGAGAGGCCGAGGCCGCGACTCGTGCCGCTATGGAAACGCTGGGGGAGCGAGTACCGGAGCAGCTCGCCGATCACGTGGCCTCGCAACTGCCGCAGGAGATCGGGGAGAACTTCCGGAGAACAGAGGTGTTCAGCGGCGCGGGTACCGGAGAGCGGTTCGATCTCAACGAGTTCATCCAGCGCATGAGCGAGCGTTCGGGAATGGACGAGCCGAAGGCGACCTATGCTGCTCGCGTGGTGTTCGAGGTACTGCGCGAGGCCACCCAGGGCGGGGTGATGGACAAGGTTCGGGATGCGCTGCCCGAGCAACTGCGCGAGCTGGTCGATGCGGGCAGCAGCGGCGAAATGCAGACGTGA